A genome region from Sceloporus undulatus isolate JIND9_A2432 ecotype Alabama chromosome 1, SceUnd_v1.1, whole genome shotgun sequence includes the following:
- the CLBA1 gene encoding uncharacterized protein CLBA1 isoform X2 translates to MQGQDSAEMPSGMELSRQSCSNVLPAEMSASEKTDGADEYYLNLAGNLDESLEVEKVQKNLPSSKNGSVHEASLEIPHDTSAVETSSTWGDFEAFSEAKLRNVSDTPESLQKLSEKQVYMNGVDLNHNCTTTSWTQFFSQTARHNGRETSTNVKAVSSVEDIIKLSFPAIPIPQLLEKISSLEQVLRTKTDNTEDSECTEQQLCDSANLWKTFTQCNNLSSFGCPWNESRNQENLLAVLGIDVHQKALPEGENEILEEMKVEENEDSSADKCNISMCKALIQTKLSVSPDARQSHLFTYNLFLKKTPSTGNMQYITVPQKKRIFTTQSLRMKLFSSNVC, encoded by the exons ATGCAGGGTCAGGACTCAGCAGAAATGCCTAGTGGTATGGAACTTTCAAGACAGTCATGTTCAAATGTTCTGCCAGCAGAGATGTCTGCCAGTGAAAAGACTGATGGAGCTGATGAATATTACCTAAACCTAGCTGGAAATCTTGATGAAAGCTTGGAAGTGGAGAAGGTTCAGAAAAATCTTCCTAGCAGCAAGAATGGAAGTGTGCATGAAGCATCACTGGAAATTCCTCATGACACCAGCGCAGTGGAAACCAGCAGTACATGGGGTGACTTTGAAGCATTCAGTGAAGCCAAGCTGAGGAACGTAAGCGACACCCCAGAATCTTTGCAGAAATTAAGTGAAAAACAAGTTTACATGAATGGTGTCGATCTCAACCACAATTGCACCACTACCTCATGGACTCAGTTCTTTTCTCAAACGGCTAGGCACAATGGAAGAGAAACTTCTACTAATGTGAAG GCTGTCTCCAGTGTTGAAGATATTATTAAACTGAGCTTTCCAGCCATTCCCATACCACAGCTATTGGAAAAAATAAGCAGTTTGGAACAAGTACTTCGGACAAAAACAGACAACACAGAAGATTCTGAATGTACAGAGCAACAACTTTG CGACTCAGCAAACTTATGGAAGACTTTTACTCAGTGCAATAACCTGTCCAGTTTTGGATGTCCTTGGAATGAATCTCGTAATCAAGAAAACCTTTTAGCTGTGCTTGGAATTGATGTTCATCAAAAG GCTCTTCCAGAAGGTGAAAATGAAATTTTGGAGGAAatgaaagtggaagaaaatgaagattCCAGTGCTGATAAATGCAACATCAGCATGTGCAAAGCGCTAATTCAAACCAAG ctttctgtATCTCCTGATGCCAGACAGAGCCATCTCTTCACATATAACCTCTTCTTGAAGAAAACCCCATCCACTGGAAATATGCAATATATAACAGTTCCCCAAAAGAAGAGGATTTTTACCACACAAAGCCTAAGGATGAAATTGTTTAGCAGCAATGTTTGTTAA
- the CLBA1 gene encoding uncharacterized protein CLBA1 isoform X1 — MQGQDSAEMPSGMELSRQSCSNVLPAEMSASEKTDGADEYYLNLAGNLDESLEVEKVQKNLPSSKNGSVHEASLEIPHDTSAVETSSTWGDFEAFSEAKLRNVSDTPESLQKLSEKQVYMNGVDLNHNCTTTSWTQFFSQTARHNGRETSTNVKAVSSVEDIIKLSFPAIPIPQLLEKISSLEQVLRTKTDNTEDSECTEQQLCSDSANLWKTFTQCNNLSSFGCPWNESRNQENLLAVLGIDVHQKALPEGENEILEEMKVEENEDSSADKCNISMCKALIQTKLSVSPDARQSHLFTYNLFLKKTPSTGNMQYITVPQKKRIFTTQSLRMKLFSSNVC; from the exons ATGCAGGGTCAGGACTCAGCAGAAATGCCTAGTGGTATGGAACTTTCAAGACAGTCATGTTCAAATGTTCTGCCAGCAGAGATGTCTGCCAGTGAAAAGACTGATGGAGCTGATGAATATTACCTAAACCTAGCTGGAAATCTTGATGAAAGCTTGGAAGTGGAGAAGGTTCAGAAAAATCTTCCTAGCAGCAAGAATGGAAGTGTGCATGAAGCATCACTGGAAATTCCTCATGACACCAGCGCAGTGGAAACCAGCAGTACATGGGGTGACTTTGAAGCATTCAGTGAAGCCAAGCTGAGGAACGTAAGCGACACCCCAGAATCTTTGCAGAAATTAAGTGAAAAACAAGTTTACATGAATGGTGTCGATCTCAACCACAATTGCACCACTACCTCATGGACTCAGTTCTTTTCTCAAACGGCTAGGCACAATGGAAGAGAAACTTCTACTAATGTGAAG GCTGTCTCCAGTGTTGAAGATATTATTAAACTGAGCTTTCCAGCCATTCCCATACCACAGCTATTGGAAAAAATAAGCAGTTTGGAACAAGTACTTCGGACAAAAACAGACAACACAGAAGATTCTGAATGTACAGAGCAACAACTTTG CAGCGACTCAGCAAACTTATGGAAGACTTTTACTCAGTGCAATAACCTGTCCAGTTTTGGATGTCCTTGGAATGAATCTCGTAATCAAGAAAACCTTTTAGCTGTGCTTGGAATTGATGTTCATCAAAAG GCTCTTCCAGAAGGTGAAAATGAAATTTTGGAGGAAatgaaagtggaagaaaatgaagattCCAGTGCTGATAAATGCAACATCAGCATGTGCAAAGCGCTAATTCAAACCAAG ctttctgtATCTCCTGATGCCAGACAGAGCCATCTCTTCACATATAACCTCTTCTTGAAGAAAACCCCATCCACTGGAAATATGCAATATATAACAGTTCCCCAAAAGAAGAGGATTTTTACCACACAAAGCCTAAGGATGAAATTGTTTAGCAGCAATGTTTGTTAA